A genome region from Sphingobium sp. CR2-8 includes the following:
- the rlxS gene encoding relaxase/mobilization nuclease RlxS (I built this because a sul1 chimera in AMR looks like the C-terminus.) — protein sequence MAQDDDIFEPRVGRSRRDSARPPRATRLRAEIVKQVARRGGDPRRLGDAGAVSAPRTGRFNARGRGARIAAAVPRGSGWSFDHGSGMRVRPRRVTVKARVVKLAGKATAVRSHLRYLERDGVSREGEPGRFYSTFADDADGKAFAERGAGDRHQFRFIVAPEDGPAFDHLRNFTRDLMAKMEEDLGTTLDWVAVDHFDTGHPHSHILVRGITEDGKTLNIAGDYIAHGIRHRGSQIMTWALGPQSELEVRHQLEREVDAERLTRLDRMMLAQAGDKARDHVIDLRGQEGRRAFDPQHQQLLVARARVLERMELAEPAGPLAWRLAPHMEQTLIDMGMRGDIIRLMHREMTQEKSAPGIEHDRCVVHGIDKVPEQNEGPIIGRVVKRGTADDEHERRYIIVDGIDGHSHYVDIGISAEPTPIGGVVSLTPVQAEPRSVDQTVAHIAEAHGGRYTVDIHLRHDPTATESFAQTHVRRLEAIRRVIGKPERAPDGTWQIGPDHLDTALAYEQRKLRAEPVKVEMLSSTPILAQTGVHAATWLDRELVAKDRMVTADTGYGAEVRKALALRQQWLVEQQLAERQGSDVLYRANLLRILRDREMRAVAGQLSHEMGLQFTQIEPGERVEGTLRRRVDMTSGRFALIERARDFTLVSWRDDLERHVGKPLSGIMRDGRSINWTIGRGRSGPSIGGM from the coding sequence ATGGCACAGGATGACGATATTTTCGAGCCCCGCGTCGGGCGTTCACGGCGCGACAGCGCCCGCCCGCCGCGGGCTACGCGACTGCGCGCTGAGATAGTAAAGCAGGTTGCCCGGCGCGGCGGTGACCCGCGTCGGCTCGGCGATGCTGGCGCGGTTTCTGCGCCCCGAACTGGGCGCTTCAATGCGCGGGGCCGGGGCGCCCGGATTGCGGCGGCCGTGCCGCGCGGTTCGGGCTGGTCGTTCGACCACGGCAGCGGCATGCGGGTGCGGCCCCGGCGGGTAACGGTGAAGGCACGCGTCGTGAAGCTGGCGGGCAAGGCGACGGCTGTCCGTTCCCATCTACGCTATCTCGAACGCGATGGCGTCAGCCGTGAAGGCGAGCCGGGGCGCTTCTATTCGACCTTTGCCGATGATGCGGACGGGAAGGCATTTGCAGAACGTGGGGCGGGCGATCGTCACCAGTTCCGGTTCATCGTCGCGCCCGAGGATGGTCCCGCCTTCGATCATCTGCGCAATTTTACCCGCGATCTCATGGCAAAAATGGAGGAGGATCTGGGCACGACGCTCGACTGGGTGGCGGTGGATCATTTCGACACCGGTCATCCCCATAGCCATATCCTGGTCCGGGGCATCACCGAGGACGGCAAGACCCTCAACATCGCGGGTGACTATATCGCCCATGGCATTCGCCACCGGGGATCGCAGATCATGACCTGGGCGCTGGGGCCGCAGAGCGAGCTGGAGGTGCGCCACCAGCTCGAGCGCGAGGTCGATGCCGAACGGCTCACCCGGCTCGACCGGATGATGCTGGCGCAGGCCGGGGACAAGGCGCGCGACCATGTCATCGACCTGCGCGGACAGGAAGGTCGGCGTGCGTTCGATCCCCAGCATCAGCAACTGCTGGTCGCGCGTGCCCGTGTGCTCGAGCGGATGGAGCTGGCGGAGCCAGCAGGGCCGCTGGCCTGGAGGCTCGCCCCGCACATGGAACAGACGCTGATCGACATGGGCATGCGTGGCGACATCATCCGGCTCATGCACCGCGAGATGACGCAGGAGAAATCAGCGCCCGGAATTGAGCATGATCGCTGTGTCGTCCATGGCATCGACAAGGTGCCCGAACAGAATGAAGGCCCCATCATCGGTAGGGTGGTAAAGCGGGGCACTGCCGACGATGAACATGAGCGCCGCTATATCATCGTCGACGGCATTGATGGGCACAGCCATTATGTCGATATCGGGATCAGCGCCGAACCGACACCCATCGGTGGCGTGGTCAGCCTGACGCCCGTGCAGGCCGAACCCCGCAGCGTCGATCAGACCGTCGCCCACATCGCCGAGGCCCATGGTGGCCGCTATACGGTCGATATCCACCTGCGCCATGATCCCACGGCCACCGAAAGCTTTGCACAGACCCATGTCCGGCGACTGGAGGCGATCCGCAGGGTGATCGGCAAGCCCGAGCGCGCGCCCGATGGGACATGGCAGATCGGTCCCGATCATCTCGATACCGCGCTGGCCTATGAGCAGCGCAAACTGCGCGCCGAACCGGTCAAGGTCGAGATGCTGTCCTCGACGCCGATCCTCGCACAGACCGGCGTCCATGCCGCGACCTGGCTGGACCGGGAACTGGTGGCGAAAGACAGGATGGTCACTGCCGATACAGGCTATGGCGCAGAGGTCCGCAAGGCGCTGGCGCTGCGCCAACAATGGCTGGTCGAGCAGCAACTCGCCGAGCGTCAGGGGAGCGATGTCCTTTACCGCGCCAATCTGTTGCGCATCCTGCGGGACCGCGAAATGCGCGCGGTGGCAGGGCAATTGTCGCACGAGATGGGCCTGCAGTTCACACAGATCGAACCGGGCGAGCGCGTCGAGGGGACGCTCAGGCGGAGGGTGGATATGACCTCGGGACGCTTCGCGCTGATCGAGCGCGCGCGGGACTTCACGCTCGTGTCGTGGCGCGACGATCTGGAACGCCATGTCGGCAAACCCTTGTCCGGCATCATGCGCGACGGGCGGTCGATCAACTGGACGATAGGCCGGGGGCGGAGCGGTCCCAGCATCGGCGGTATGTGA
- a CDS encoding ribbon-helix-helix protein, CopG family has translation MKSYKTRHQLFLPEEMSKRLDHLAKSSGRARSEILVEALDAWFNRRQAPKSDESIGIRLTRIERDTQWLRRNQGLVWEVLARMVRHQLIMGAMHPVDEAAQAVGARMFAQLIDEIADRFAGKAAPATDDPATLKLRSLQ, from the coding sequence ATGAAAAGCTACAAGACCCGGCATCAACTGTTCCTGCCCGAGGAGATGAGCAAGCGGCTCGACCATCTGGCGAAGAGCTCAGGCCGCGCGCGGTCCGAAATCCTGGTCGAGGCGCTCGACGCCTGGTTCAATCGGCGGCAGGCACCCAAATCCGACGAGAGCATCGGTATCCGCCTGACCCGGATCGAGCGCGATACCCAATGGCTGCGCCGCAACCAGGGCCTGGTCTGGGAAGTGCTGGCGCGGATGGTCCGGCATCAGCTGATTATGGGCGCCATGCATCCGGTCGACGAGGCGGCGCAGGCCGTGGGGGCCAGGATGTTTGCGCAGCTGATCGACGAGATCGCTGATCGGTTCGCCGGGAAAGCCGCGCCCGCCACGGACGACCCCGCCACCTTGAAGCTGAGGAGTTTGCAATGA
- a CDS encoding helix-turn-helix domain-containing protein — translation MSREHRALKATDLPAPDGFEPITVRVPDACRMLGIRRSKFYELIADGEIRILKLGSATLVPMEQIRALVRRLEKG, via the coding sequence ATGAGCCGGGAGCATCGCGCGCTGAAGGCAACAGACCTTCCCGCCCCCGATGGGTTCGAGCCGATCACGGTGCGCGTTCCCGACGCTTGCCGGATGCTGGGCATCCGACGCAGCAAATTCTATGAGCTGATCGCCGATGGCGAGATCAGGATCCTCAAGCTGGGTAGCGCCACGCTCGTGCCCATGGAGCAGATCAGGGCATTGGTCCGGCGGCTTGAGAAGGGATGA
- a CDS encoding DUF1810 domain-containing protein — protein MSNDPYNLSRFLAAQQSVYAAVLAELRQGRKTSHWMWFIFPQVAGLGRSSTAQHYAIASLDEARAYLAHPTLGDRLRECVVTLEDLPHSSSPAGVLGEVDAMKLRSSLTLFEAATGGDLFSAALDRWFGGVRDDATLRLLARQ, from the coding sequence ATGAGCAACGACCCGTACAACCTGAGCCGCTTCCTCGCCGCCCAGCAGTCCGTTTATGCGGCCGTCCTTGCCGAGTTGCGCCAAGGCCGGAAGACCAGCCACTGGATGTGGTTCATTTTCCCCCAGGTCGCTGGCCTGGGCCGCAGCTCTACGGCACAGCATTACGCCATCGCGTCACTGGACGAGGCGCGCGCCTATTTAGCGCACCCCACACTTGGTGACCGCCTGCGAGAATGTGTGGTGACGCTGGAAGACCTGCCACACAGCAGCAGCCCGGCAGGCGTGCTCGGAGAGGTGGACGCCATGAAGCTACGATCGTCCCTTACCCTGTTCGAGGCTGCCACGGGCGGTGACCTGTTCAGCGCCGCGCTGGACCGCTGGTTCGGCGGCGTGCGCGACGATGCCACCCTTCGGCTGCTGGCACGGCAATAA
- a CDS encoding MFS transporter encodes MTGFICIATETLPAGLLPQISSGMDISSALAGQTVTAYAIGSLIAAIPLSIATQGWRRRSVLLLTIVGFLVFNSITALSNNILLTMAARFMAGMSAGLAWSLLAGYARRMVAPEQQGRAMAIAMVGTPVALSLGVPFGTWLGAAVGWRSAFGVMSLLTIVLILWVLAKVPDYPGQARSARMPLYRVLTKPGVRSVLGVVVCWMLAHNILYTYVAPFVTPAGLADHLDLVLLTFGMTALVGIWLTGRLVDHFLRTAVLASLALFALVTVTLVVGARSVIVIYACTAIWGLTFGGAATLLQTALADAAGDGADTALSMNVVAWNGAIAAGGLAGGFMLEAWGVAAFPWAMLALICIGLMVAWSSRVHGFPAGSRTGDMAVIGH; translated from the coding sequence ATGACGGGCTTCATCTGCATCGCCACCGAAACCCTGCCAGCCGGACTGCTGCCGCAAATTTCCTCGGGCATGGACATTTCATCAGCGCTCGCGGGCCAGACTGTTACTGCTTATGCGATCGGCTCACTGATCGCTGCCATCCCCCTCAGCATCGCGACGCAGGGGTGGCGACGGCGCAGTGTGTTGTTGCTGACGATTGTCGGTTTCCTCGTCTTCAACTCGATCACTGCACTTTCAAATAACATACTGCTCACGATGGCAGCCCGGTTCATGGCCGGCATGTCGGCGGGATTAGCCTGGAGCCTGTTGGCGGGATACGCGCGCCGGATGGTTGCACCCGAACAACAAGGCCGAGCGATGGCGATTGCCATGGTTGGAACGCCTGTAGCCTTGTCCCTCGGTGTTCCCTTCGGAACCTGGCTGGGTGCCGCAGTCGGCTGGCGTTCTGCTTTTGGTGTAATGTCACTGCTGACGATCGTGCTGATCCTGTGGGTGCTGGCGAAGGTTCCCGATTATCCCGGTCAGGCCCGCAGCGCGCGCATGCCGCTTTACCGCGTTCTCACTAAACCAGGGGTTCGTTCCGTGTTGGGGGTCGTCGTCTGCTGGATGCTCGCACACAACATCCTTTACACCTATGTGGCGCCGTTCGTGACGCCTGCTGGTCTGGCAGACCACTTAGATCTCGTCCTGCTCACATTTGGCATGACAGCCTTGGTCGGCATATGGCTGACCGGGAGGCTGGTAGATCATTTTCTGCGGACGGCCGTGCTGGCCAGTCTTGCTCTGTTCGCGCTGGTCACGGTGACGCTTGTGGTGGGCGCCAGGTCCGTCATCGTTATCTACGCCTGCACTGCGATCTGGGGACTGACTTTTGGCGGCGCAGCAACTTTGCTCCAGACCGCCCTCGCAGATGCTGCTGGCGACGGCGCCGACACGGCTCTGTCGATGAATGTCGTTGCCTGGAACGGTGCGATCGCTGCGGGCGGCCTTGCTGGCGGTTTTATGCTTGAGGCTTGGGGTGTCGCAGCATTTCCCTGGGCCATGCTCGCGTTGATATGCATTGGATTAATGGTGGCATGGTCATCACGCGTGCACGGCTTTCCCGCAGGAAGCCGCACTGGAGACATGGCGGTGATAGGACATTGA
- a CDS encoding TetR/AcrR family transcriptional regulator, with the protein MPRTGRPRTFDRAAAIDAAMMLFWAQGYEPTSLSQLRSCMGGLSSASFYAAFTSKEALFQDVVDHYIESYGQVTASLKDDTLAPRDAIETALRKSAAMQTAQSHPPGCLIMLGASNCSPENRQVEAILVQERQRNRQGIQRHVERAKTDGEFSPGTDTAAMAGMFSSFLSGISVEARDGVPLSQIDAAITSLMLLWDRAAV; encoded by the coding sequence ATGCCACGCACAGGACGCCCGCGCACTTTTGACCGAGCCGCCGCCATCGATGCGGCAATGATGCTTTTTTGGGCTCAAGGTTATGAGCCAACGTCCTTGTCGCAGCTCAGGTCCTGCATGGGAGGGCTATCGTCGGCCAGCTTCTATGCGGCTTTCACGTCCAAAGAGGCGTTGTTCCAAGACGTTGTAGACCATTACATCGAATCCTATGGCCAGGTGACCGCCAGCCTCAAGGACGATACGCTCGCTCCGCGCGACGCAATCGAGACGGCACTGCGCAAATCGGCCGCTATGCAAACGGCGCAATCGCATCCGCCAGGCTGCTTGATCATGCTCGGCGCCAGCAACTGCTCGCCAGAAAATCGGCAGGTCGAGGCGATTCTGGTCCAGGAGCGTCAACGCAACCGACAAGGGATCCAACGGCATGTTGAGAGAGCTAAAACGGACGGAGAGTTCTCACCAGGTACTGACACTGCCGCAATGGCAGGGATGTTTAGCTCCTTTCTGAGCGGTATATCAGTGGAAGCCAGAGACGGCGTACCTTTATCGCAGATCGACGCAGCGATTACGTCATTAATGCTGCTTTGGGATCGAGCTGCAGTCTGA
- a CDS encoding restriction endonuclease, with translation MRLSDTSSNDELFDFKSLSPQDFELLVGALLSQSGSPVIAQSRPGQNAPDFEAISPTGERMIVEVKHYRQPIPSAIVRQFSGDIARARLQMPNTKGLLVVSGDLSSAARQAIVEEDGLDVWTGHDVRRLLQRFPNVANAAANSAAASQLLQMMATAAAAPMPPRPLSAQFEDRLVAIKAGKDDWSMFEDWGTEILTEIFKPDLGPPDQQTRTDDGLDIMDAIFPIRAGSPPWALVRAEYGTRFAVAEYKNYTGPIGPKQVESIQQYLWIPAKRQFGLLVSRELPAPQAIVQRRRAWLEHQKMIVFLSATDLIGMLEMRENGEEPFEVIDAQLEEFFRTLSP, from the coding sequence ATGCGATTGTCGGACACATCATCGAACGACGAGCTATTCGACTTCAAAAGCCTTAGTCCTCAGGATTTCGAACTCCTCGTTGGCGCGCTGCTCTCTCAATCCGGGTCACCTGTGATCGCACAGTCGCGACCGGGCCAAAACGCCCCCGATTTCGAAGCAATATCACCGACCGGCGAACGCATGATCGTCGAAGTTAAACACTATCGTCAGCCTATCCCAAGCGCCATCGTGCGCCAATTTTCCGGCGACATTGCCCGCGCCCGGCTCCAGATGCCCAACACCAAGGGCTTGCTGGTCGTGTCCGGTGACCTGTCCTCAGCGGCGCGACAGGCCATCGTGGAAGAGGATGGCCTGGACGTGTGGACGGGACACGACGTTCGTCGGCTGTTGCAGCGCTTCCCCAATGTTGCGAACGCTGCGGCGAACAGCGCGGCGGCATCGCAGTTGCTCCAGATGATGGCGACCGCGGCCGCGGCGCCAATGCCGCCTCGCCCGCTTTCAGCGCAGTTCGAAGACCGACTCGTTGCCATAAAGGCCGGCAAAGACGATTGGAGCATGTTTGAGGATTGGGGCACCGAGATCCTAACCGAGATATTCAAGCCCGACCTTGGACCGCCTGACCAACAAACGAGAACCGACGATGGCCTGGACATCATGGACGCAATATTTCCCATCCGCGCTGGAAGTCCGCCCTGGGCATTGGTCCGTGCTGAGTATGGAACCCGGTTTGCGGTGGCTGAGTACAAGAATTACACCGGGCCGATCGGCCCCAAGCAAGTTGAATCCATCCAACAGTATCTCTGGATCCCGGCAAAGCGGCAATTCGGCTTGCTGGTCTCGCGCGAACTTCCGGCGCCGCAGGCGATTGTCCAACGGCGCCGGGCTTGGCTCGAGCACCAGAAGATGATCGTATTCCTCAGCGCGACCGATCTTATAGGCATGCTCGAGATGCGCGAAAACGGCGAAGAGCCGTTCGAGGTGATCGACGCGCAGCTCGAAGAGTTCTTTCGTACGCTCAGTCCGTGA
- a CDS encoding DUF6961 family protein — translation MTMTEDQVMLGAAMMLLKRHGERAPSKVAERIGELVSEGDDVGVAVWKSIAHHMDAILRAGPVQ, via the coding sequence ATGACAATGACCGAAGATCAAGTAATGCTGGGTGCCGCAATGATGCTGCTAAAGCGACACGGCGAGCGCGCGCCATCGAAGGTGGCAGAACGAATTGGTGAGCTTGTAAGCGAAGGCGATGATGTCGGCGTTGCCGTGTGGAAATCCATCGCCCATCACATGGACGCCATACTGCGCGCCGGGCCGGTTCAATGA
- a CDS encoding DUF5818 domain-containing protein, giving the protein MPLGAAHEEVGILIGDGVYPVLKIEGGGKWRLDPSCRYRHLIGQRVRVYGTRADFDLLDVKRIEPA; this is encoded by the coding sequence ATGCCACTTGGCGCTGCCCATGAAGAAGTCGGCATCCTGATCGGTGATGGCGTCTATCCCGTGCTGAAGATCGAGGGCGGCGGCAAGTGGCGCCTTGATCCGTCCTGCCGATACCGGCACCTCATCGGCCAGAGAGTCCGGGTGTATGGCACACGCGCGGACTTCGATCTTCTGGATGTCAAACGGATTGAGCCAGCCTGA